One window of the Pseudomonas lurida genome contains the following:
- a CDS encoding S66 peptidase family protein: MTGKVTAAVPALRPEGTIALIAPAGPAALDVEKAGQWMRARGYELRIFPGVYERDGYLAGSDKVRLADLHNAFADPEIDAVFCLRGGYGTPRLLDSLDFDLLRANPKPFVGYSDITALHLAISRYAGFVTFHGPMLNADLLGDKQQPTESSLFNLLRGHLSAGSELMHPVAYPLTTLEPGIACGRLLGGNLSMIAAVMGTPYEIDAEGIILLIEDVNEPIYRIDRLLTHLRLAGKLAQVAGVLVGDVAGVDNMALARLLKQTFAPLGIPVLAGWRSGHCDPNLTLPMGARVRLDAGEKRLVLEQDVVLKP; encoded by the coding sequence ATGACCGGTAAAGTAACCGCCGCTGTACCCGCCCTTCGCCCCGAAGGCACGATCGCCCTGATCGCCCCCGCCGGCCCTGCCGCGCTGGACGTCGAAAAAGCCGGCCAATGGATGCGCGCACGCGGCTATGAGTTGCGAATCTTCCCGGGTGTCTATGAGCGCGACGGCTACCTCGCCGGCAGCGATAAAGTCCGCCTTGCCGACCTTCACAATGCCTTTGCCGACCCTGAAATCGACGCCGTTTTCTGCCTGCGCGGCGGCTACGGTACGCCACGTCTGCTCGATAGCCTGGACTTCGACCTGCTACGTGCCAACCCCAAGCCCTTCGTGGGTTACAGCGACATCACCGCGCTGCATCTGGCAATCAGCCGCTACGCGGGTTTTGTGACCTTCCACGGACCGATGCTCAACGCCGATCTGCTCGGCGACAAGCAACAACCCACCGAGTCCTCCCTGTTCAACCTGCTACGCGGCCACTTGAGCGCCGGCAGTGAGTTGATGCACCCGGTGGCCTATCCACTGACCACCCTCGAACCTGGCATCGCCTGCGGGCGCTTGCTGGGTGGCAACCTGTCGATGATCGCGGCGGTCATGGGCACGCCTTACGAGATCGATGCAGAAGGCATCATCCTGCTGATCGAGGACGTCAACGAGCCGATTTATCGCATTGACCGCCTGCTGACGCACCTGCGTCTTGCCGGCAAGTTGGCACAGGTTGCTGGCGTGCTGGTGGGTGATGTGGCGGGCGTGGATAACATGGCGTTGGCGCGGTTGCTGAAGCAGACCTTCGCGCCACTGGGTATCCCGGTATTGGCCGGCTGGCGCAGTGGGCATTGTGACCCGAACTTGACGTTGCCAATGGGCGCGCGGGTGCGGCTGGATGCGGGGGAGAAGAGGCTGGTGTTGGAGCAGGATGTCGTGCTCAAACCCTGA
- the lipA gene encoding lipoyl synthase — MIPTLDVTERPAPAPRAKVEAGVKLRGAEKVARIPVKIIPTTELPKKPDWIRVRIPVSPEVDRIKALLRKHKLHSVCEEASCPNLGECFSGGTATFMIMGDICTRRCPFCDVGHGRPKPLDVNEPESLAIAIADLKLKYVVITSVDRDDLRDGGAQHFADCIREIRKLSPNVMLETLVPDYRGRMDVALEITAAEPPDVFNHNLETVPRLYKAARPGSDYQWSLTLLQKFKQMMPHIPTKSGLMLGLGETDEEVIEVMKRMREHDIDMLTLGQYLQPSRSHLPVQRFVHPDTFAWFAEEGYKMGFKNVASGPLVRSSYHADEQAKLVKASLVS; from the coding sequence ATGATCCCGACGCTGGACGTCACCGAACGTCCGGCCCCGGCCCCGCGTGCCAAGGTGGAAGCCGGCGTCAAGCTGCGCGGCGCCGAGAAGGTTGCACGCATCCCGGTGAAGATCATTCCGACCACCGAACTGCCGAAGAAGCCTGACTGGATCCGCGTGCGCATCCCGGTTTCGCCGGAAGTCGACCGTATCAAGGCCCTGCTGCGCAAGCACAAGCTGCACAGCGTGTGCGAAGAAGCGTCCTGCCCGAACCTGGGTGAGTGCTTCTCCGGCGGCACCGCCACTTTCATGATCATGGGTGACATCTGCACCCGTCGTTGTCCGTTCTGCGACGTGGGCCACGGTCGTCCGAAACCACTGGACGTCAATGAGCCGGAAAGCCTGGCCATCGCCATCGCCGACCTGAAACTCAAGTATGTAGTGATCACTTCGGTAGACCGCGACGACCTGCGTGACGGCGGTGCCCAGCACTTTGCCGACTGCATCCGCGAAATCCGCAAGCTGTCGCCGAACGTGATGCTCGAAACCCTGGTCCCGGACTACCGTGGGCGTATGGACGTGGCGCTGGAAATCACCGCCGCCGAGCCGCCGGATGTGTTCAACCACAACCTTGAAACCGTGCCGCGCCTGTACAAGGCTGCCCGCCCCGGTTCGGACTACCAGTGGTCGCTGACCCTGCTGCAGAAATTCAAGCAGATGATGCCGCACATCCCGACCAAGTCCGGCTTGATGCTGGGCCTTGGCGAGACCGACGAAGAAGTGATCGAAGTCATGAAACGCATGCGCGAACACGACATCGACATGTTGACCCTGGGCCAGTACCTGCAACCGTCCCGCAGCCACTTGCCAGTGCAGCGTTTCGTGCACCCGGACACCTTCGCCTGGTTCGCCGAAGAAGGCTACAAGATGGGCTTCAAGAACGTGGCCTCGGGCCCGTTGGTCCGTTCCTCGTACCATGCGGACGAGCAGGCCAAGCTGGTCAAGGCGAGCCTGGTCTCGTAA
- the lipB gene encoding lipoyl(octanoyl) transferase LipB: MSQVLGFRELGRMDYEPVWHAMQRFTNERGTSAPDEIWLVEHPPVFTQGQAGKAEHLLLPGDIPVVQVDRGGQVTYHGPGQLVAYLLLDVRKLGFGVRDLVSRMEACLIELLASYGVTAAAKPDAPGVYVDGAKIASLGLRIRHGCSFHGLALNVDMDLAPFRRINPCGYAGLAMTQLSDHATPIKFAEVSARLRAQLVKHLDYAEQTTLTGGID, encoded by the coding sequence ATGTCACAGGTCCTGGGCTTTCGCGAGCTCGGTCGGATGGACTACGAGCCCGTCTGGCACGCCATGCAGCGGTTCACAAATGAGCGCGGCACGTCGGCCCCCGATGAGATCTGGCTGGTCGAACACCCGCCGGTCTTCACCCAGGGCCAGGCTGGCAAGGCTGAGCATCTGTTGTTGCCGGGTGATATTCCGGTGGTGCAGGTCGACCGAGGTGGCCAAGTGACTTACCATGGTCCGGGCCAACTGGTGGCTTACCTGCTGCTGGATGTGCGCAAGCTGGGGTTTGGCGTGCGCGACCTGGTCAGCCGCATGGAGGCTTGCCTGATCGAACTGTTGGCCAGTTACGGCGTGACCGCCGCGGCCAAGCCGGATGCACCGGGTGTGTATGTCGACGGCGCGAAAATCGCCTCCCTGGGCCTGCGCATTCGCCACGGTTGTTCCTTTCATGGCCTGGCCCTGAACGTGGACATGGACCTGGCACCGTTCCGGCGGATCAACCCGTGTGGTTATGCCGGGTTGGCGATGACGCAACTGAGTGACCACGCCACACCGATTAAATTTGCCGAGGTAAGTGCCCGGCTGCGTGCGCAGCTCGTCAAACACCTCGACTATGCTGAGCAGACGACCCTCACGGGCGGAATCGACTGA
- a CDS encoding DUF493 domain-containing protein, with product MTDKEVEVKAPKIEFPVTDYPVKVISDTGVGRKDKILEIVRKYATINDNRVDERQSSTGKYTTIQLHIVATDQDQLYNINSELRATGFVHMVL from the coding sequence ATGACCGATAAAGAAGTAGAAGTAAAGGCGCCCAAGATCGAATTCCCAGTGACGGATTATCCCGTCAAGGTGATCAGCGATACCGGCGTGGGCCGCAAGGACAAGATTCTCGAGATCGTCAGAAAGTACGCGACGATCAACGACAACCGCGTGGACGAGCGTCAAAGCTCCACGGGTAAATACACCACGATCCAGTTGCACATCGTTGCGACGGATCAGGACCAGCTCTACAACATCAACAGCGAACTGCGGGCTACCGGCTTCGTGCACATGGTGCTGTGA
- a CDS encoding D-alanyl-D-alanine carboxypeptidase family protein, with amino-acid sequence MNITTLAKRTCLLISLIITPAAWAVEMVPASPQLAAKSWVLMDAASGNVLVESNGDQRLPPASLTKLMTAYIATLEIRRGQIGENDPVTVSENAWRTGGSRMFIKVGSQVTVSDLLHGIIIQSGNDASVALAEHIAGSEDAFADMMNKTVADLGMTNSHFMNPTGLPNPEHYSSAHDMAILARAIIRVDPVHYAIYSQKEFFWNNIKQPNRNLLLWRDKTVDGLKTGHTDEAGYCMVSSAVRDGQRLIAVVFGTNSEQARAAETQKLLTYGFRFFETQTFYQKGAELATAPVWKGATSQVKAGLADDLTLTMPKGQLKKLAASMTMNPQLVAPIAKGDVIGKVEVKLDDKVVHSADLIALDAVDEGGIFRRVWDSIRLFFYSLFN; translated from the coding sequence ATGAACATCACCACCTTAGCCAAACGCACGTGCCTGCTTATCTCGCTGATCATCACCCCGGCCGCCTGGGCGGTTGAAATGGTGCCAGCTTCACCGCAACTGGCCGCCAAGTCCTGGGTCCTCATGGATGCCGCCAGTGGCAACGTGCTGGTCGAGAGCAATGGTGACCAGCGCCTGCCGCCTGCCAGCCTGACCAAACTGATGACCGCCTACATCGCGACCCTGGAAATCCGTCGCGGCCAGATCGGCGAGAACGACCCGGTGACGGTCAGCGAAAACGCCTGGCGTACCGGTGGTTCGCGGATGTTCATCAAGGTCGGCTCGCAGGTCACCGTGAGCGACCTGCTGCACGGCATCATCATCCAGTCCGGTAACGACGCCAGCGTCGCCCTGGCCGAGCACATCGCCGGCAGCGAAGACGCGTTCGCCGACATGATGAACAAAACCGTGGCCGACCTGGGCATGACCAACAGCCACTTCATGAACCCGACCGGCCTGCCGAACCCAGAGCACTACTCGTCGGCTCATGACATGGCGATCCTGGCGCGCGCGATCATCCGTGTCGACCCGGTGCACTACGCGATCTACTCCCAGAAGGAATTCTTCTGGAACAACATCAAGCAGCCTAACCGCAACCTGCTGCTGTGGCGCGACAAGACTGTCGATGGCCTGAAAACCGGCCACACCGACGAAGCCGGCTACTGCATGGTGTCGTCTGCTGTCCGTGACGGCCAACGCCTGATCGCCGTAGTCTTCGGCACCAACAGCGAACAGGCCCGTGCGGCCGAGACGCAAAAACTGCTGACCTACGGTTTCCGTTTCTTCGAAACCCAGACCTTCTACCAGAAGGGTGCTGAGCTGGCGACCGCGCCGGTGTGGAAAGGCGCTACCTCCCAGGTCAAGGCCGGCCTGGCTGACGACCTGACCCTGACCATGCCTAAAGGCCAGCTGAAAAAGCTCGCGGCCAGCATGACCATGAACCCGCAATTGGTTGCCCCAATCGCCAAGGGTGATGTGATCGGCAAGGTCGAAGTGAAGCTGGACGACAAAGTGGTGCACAGTGCCGACCTGATCGCGCTGGACGCCGTCGACGAGGGTGGTATCTTCCGCCGCGTCTGGGATAGCATCCGTCTATTCTTCTACAGCTTGTTCAACTGA
- a CDS encoding septal ring lytic transglycosylase RlpA family protein, with product MRASPFNKPLKLVAFAALSLLVVSCSTSRGPAQKSGGTAVRSQPGLDINRAHKDGAPWWDVDVSKIPDATPTLHTGAYKANPYTVLGKTYFPLQESKTYVQSGTASWYGTKFHGQNTANGEVYDLYGMSAAHKTLPLPSYVRVTNLDNNRTVILRVNDRGPFYSDRIIDLSYAAAKKLGYAETGTARVKVEGIDPAQYWAQRGKPAPLMLNEPQTPQPQITASAGKVEQWTPPPQQHAPDTVAVPQAAQGASLAGGQYLQVGAFANPDAAELLRSKLSSMVNAPVFISSIVRNQQTLHRVRMGPIGSPSEVAQVQNSVRLANLGQPSVVTAE from the coding sequence ATGCGGGCATCGCCGTTCAATAAACCGCTCAAGCTGGTGGCGTTCGCCGCGTTGTCCCTGCTGGTCGTCAGTTGTTCCACCAGCCGTGGTCCGGCGCAGAAGTCCGGGGGCACGGCTGTTCGTTCCCAGCCGGGCCTGGACATCAACCGCGCGCACAAAGACGGCGCGCCGTGGTGGGACGTCGACGTGTCGAAGATCCCGGACGCCACGCCCACCCTGCATACCGGTGCCTACAAGGCCAACCCGTACACCGTGTTGGGCAAGACCTATTTCCCGTTGCAGGAATCCAAGACCTACGTGCAATCGGGCACGGCGTCCTGGTACGGCACCAAGTTCCACGGCCAGAACACCGCCAACGGCGAAGTGTATGACCTGTACGGCATGAGCGCGGCGCACAAGACGTTGCCGTTGCCCAGCTATGTGCGGGTGACCAACCTGGACAACAACCGCACCGTGATCCTGCGCGTCAACGACCGTGGCCCGTTCTACTCGGACCGCATCATCGACTTGTCCTACGCCGCTGCGAAGAAACTCGGTTATGCCGAAACCGGTACTGCGCGGGTCAAGGTCGAAGGCATCGACCCGGCCCAGTACTGGGCCCAGCGTGGCAAACCGGCTCCGTTGATGCTCAACGAGCCACAGACACCGCAACCGCAAATCACCGCGTCGGCCGGCAAGGTCGAGCAGTGGACGCCGCCGCCACAGCAACACGCGCCGGACACCGTGGCCGTGCCGCAGGCCGCGCAGGGTGCTTCGCTGGCGGGTGGGCAATACCTGCAGGTGGGCGCTTTCGCCAACCCGGATGCGGCAGAACTGTTAAGGTCCAAGCTCAGCAGCATGGTCAATGCGCCGGTGTTCATCAGCTCCATCGTGCGTAACCAGCAGACGTTGCACCGAGTACGCATGGGCCCGATCGGTTCGCCGAGCGAGGTCGCGCAAGTGCAGAACAGCGTGCGCCTGGCCAACCTGGGGCAACCCAGCGTAGTGACGGCGGAATAA
- the mltB gene encoding lytic murein transglycosylase B, whose protein sequence is MQVMRGWATRHASWMGLIGLLGATQEAQAGDYDGSPQVAEFVGEITRDYGFAGEQLMGVFREAQKKQAILDAISRPAERVKQWKEYRPMFLTDARVARGVDFWRQHEAVLARAEQEYGVPAQVIVAIIGIETFYGRNTGSYRVIDALSTLGFDYPPRADFFRKELREFLLLAREEQVDPLTLKGSYAGAMGLPQFMPSSFRAYAVDFDGDGHINIWSNPDDAIGSVASYFKRHGWVAGEPVVIRADVSGDRADEGLTQGIEPAKTVGELRALGWSSQNAPRDDMPVTAFRLEGENGPEYWMGLKNFYAITRYNRSVMYAMAVHQLSDMLVQARGNK, encoded by the coding sequence ATGCAAGTAATGCGCGGCTGGGCGACTCGGCACGCGTCCTGGATGGGCCTGATTGGGCTGCTGGGCGCAACGCAAGAGGCGCAGGCCGGTGACTACGATGGTTCACCCCAGGTCGCCGAGTTTGTCGGTGAAATTACCCGCGACTATGGTTTCGCCGGTGAGCAACTGATGGGCGTGTTCCGCGAAGCCCAGAAAAAGCAGGCGATCCTCGACGCCATCTCCCGCCCAGCCGAACGTGTGAAGCAGTGGAAAGAATACCGCCCGATGTTCCTCACCGACGCCCGGGTGGCGCGTGGCGTGGACTTCTGGCGCCAACACGAGGCGGTACTGGCCCGCGCCGAGCAGGAATACGGCGTGCCGGCCCAAGTGATCGTCGCGATCATTGGCATTGAAACCTTCTACGGGCGTAACACCGGCAGTTACCGGGTGATCGACGCCTTGTCGACCCTGGGCTTCGATTACCCGCCCCGCGCTGATTTCTTCCGCAAGGAGCTGCGCGAATTCCTGCTGCTGGCCCGCGAGGAACAGGTCGACCCGCTGACCCTCAAGGGGTCGTACGCCGGTGCGATGGGCTTGCCGCAATTCATGCCGAGCAGCTTCCGCGCCTACGCCGTGGACTTCGACGGCGACGGGCATATCAATATCTGGAGCAACCCCGACGACGCCATCGGCAGCGTGGCCAGCTACTTCAAGCGCCATGGCTGGGTCGCTGGCGAACCGGTGGTGATCCGTGCCGATGTCAGCGGCGATCGCGCCGACGAAGGCCTGACCCAGGGCATCGAGCCGGCCAAGACGGTCGGGGAGTTGCGGGCGCTGGGCTGGTCGAGTCAGAATGCGCCACGCGATGATATGCCGGTGACGGCGTTCCGCCTCGAAGGTGAAAATGGCCCGGAATACTGGATGGGCCTGAAGAATTTCTACGCAATCACGCGTTATAACCGCAGTGTGATGTACGCCATGGCCGTGCATCAGCTGTCAGACATGCTGGTCCAAGCACGGGGCAACAAGTAA
- the rodA gene encoding rod shape-determining protein RodA: MRRRATLLQRMHIDGPLLILLLTLAAGSLFVLYSASGKNWDLLIKQASSFGLGLLSMVVIAQLEPRFMARWVPLGYIAGVLLLVVVDVMGHNAMGATRWINIPGVIRFQPSEFMKILMPATIAWYLSKRTLPPQLKHVGISLILIGVPFILIVRQPDLGTSLLILAGGAFVLFMGGLRWRWILSVLAAAVPVAVAMWFFFMHDYQKQRILTFLDPESDPLGTGWNIIQSKAAIGSGGVFGKGWLLGTQSHLDFLPESHTDFIIAVMGEEFGLVGICALLLIYLLLIGRGLVITAQAQTLFGKLLAGALTMTFFVYVFVNIGMVSGLLPVVGVPLPFISYGGTSLVTLLSAFGVLMSIHTHRKWIAQV, translated from the coding sequence ATGCGTCGCCGTGCGACGTTGCTGCAGCGCATGCACATTGATGGCCCGCTGCTGATCCTGCTGCTGACCTTGGCGGCCGGCAGCCTGTTCGTCCTGTATTCGGCCAGCGGCAAGAACTGGGACCTGCTGATCAAGCAAGCGTCGTCGTTCGGCCTGGGGTTGCTGTCGATGGTGGTGATCGCCCAGCTCGAGCCGCGCTTCATGGCGCGCTGGGTGCCTTTGGGCTACATCGCCGGGGTGTTGCTGTTGGTGGTGGTGGACGTGATGGGCCACAACGCCATGGGCGCGACCCGCTGGATCAACATTCCGGGGGTGATTCGCTTCCAGCCGTCGGAATTCATGAAGATTTTGATGCCGGCGACCATTGCCTGGTACCTGTCCAAGCGCACCTTGCCGCCGCAACTCAAGCACGTGGGCATCAGCCTGATCCTGATCGGCGTGCCGTTTATCCTGATCGTGCGCCAGCCGGACCTTGGTACCTCGCTGCTGATCCTGGCGGGCGGTGCGTTCGTGCTGTTCATGGGCGGTCTGCGCTGGCGCTGGATCCTCAGCGTACTGGCCGCCGCCGTGCCCGTGGCCGTGGCCATGTGGTTCTTCTTTATGCATGACTACCAGAAGCAGCGGATCCTGACGTTCCTCGACCCGGAAAGCGACCCGCTGGGCACCGGCTGGAACATCATCCAGTCGAAGGCCGCCATCGGTTCCGGCGGAGTATTTGGTAAGGGTTGGTTACTGGGGACCCAGTCACACCTGGACTTTTTGCCCGAGAGCCACACCGACTTCATTATTGCGGTGATGGGCGAAGAGTTCGGCCTGGTGGGCATTTGCGCGCTGTTGCTGATCTATTTGCTGCTGATTGGTCGCGGCCTGGTGATCACTGCGCAAGCGCAGACGCTGTTCGGCAAATTGCTGGCCGGCGCCCTGACCATGACTTTTTTTGTTTACGTTTTCGTCAACATCGGTATGGTCAGTGGCCTGTTGCCGGTGGTTGGGGTGCCGTTGCCGTTCATTAGCTACGGCGGAACTTCGCTGGTGACATTGCTGTCAGCGTTTGGGGTTTTGATGTCGATTCATACGCATCGCAAATGGATCGCACAGGTTTGA
- the mrdA gene encoding penicillin-binding protein 2, translating to MTQPIRIKDHEKDARLVRARVVFGAIMVVALLGVLIARLYFLQVIQYDYHSTLSENNRVHVQPIPPTRGLIFDRNGVVVADNRPSFSLSMTRERSGDWQQILDVIVEVLQLTPEDRVIFEKRMKQGRRPFEPVPILFELTEEQIARIAVNQFRLPGVEVVAQLVRHYPQGPHFAHSVGYMGRINEKELKTLDPVNYSGTHHIGKTGIERFYEPELHGQVGYEEVETNARGRVLRVLKRTDPVPGKDIVLSLDIKLQEAAEMALGGRRGAVVALDPKTGEVLAMVSQPSFDPNLFVTGISFKAYAELRDSIDRPLFNRVLRGLYPPGSTIKPAVAIAGLDAGVVTASSRVFDPGYYMLPNYDHKYRNWNRTGDGYVDLDTAIMRSNDTYFYDLAHKLGIDRLSAYMGKFGLGQKVSLDMFEESPGLMPSREWKRATRRQAWFPGETLILGIGQGYMQATPLQLAQATALVANKGIWNRPHLAKTIEGEKPVDENPIPDIVLRDASDWTKVNHGMQQVMHGARGTARKAAVGAQYRIAGKSGTAQVVAIKQGEKYDRSKVQERHRDHALFVGFAPADDPKIVVAVMVENGESGSGVAAPVVRQVMDAWLLADDGRLKPEYGGPPSSTEVTAREE from the coding sequence ATGACCCAGCCGATCCGCATCAAGGACCACGAGAAAGACGCACGTCTCGTACGCGCTCGCGTGGTGTTTGGCGCAATCATGGTGGTGGCGCTGTTGGGCGTGCTGATCGCCCGCCTGTATTTCCTGCAGGTGATCCAGTACGACTATCACTCCACGCTGTCGGAGAACAACCGGGTGCATGTGCAGCCGATTCCGCCGACCCGCGGGCTGATCTTCGACCGCAATGGCGTGGTCGTCGCGGATAACCGGCCCAGCTTCAGCCTGAGCATGACCCGCGAGCGTTCCGGCGACTGGCAGCAGATCCTCGACGTGATCGTCGAGGTGCTGCAGCTGACCCCGGAAGACCGGGTGATCTTCGAGAAACGCATGAAGCAGGGGCGCCGGCCCTTCGAGCCGGTGCCGATCCTGTTTGAACTGACCGAAGAGCAGATCGCCCGGATCGCGGTGAACCAGTTCCGTTTGCCAGGTGTGGAAGTGGTGGCGCAGTTGGTGCGGCATTACCCGCAAGGGCCGCACTTTGCGCATTCCGTCGGCTACATGGGGCGGATCAACGAGAAAGAGCTCAAGACCCTCGATCCGGTCAATTACAGCGGCACCCACCATATCGGCAAGACCGGCATCGAGCGGTTCTACGAGCCCGAGCTGCACGGCCAGGTGGGTTACGAAGAAGTCGAGACCAACGCGCGCGGCCGCGTACTGCGTGTGCTCAAGCGTACCGACCCGGTGCCGGGCAAGGACATCGTGCTGAGCCTGGACATCAAGCTGCAGGAAGCGGCGGAGATGGCCCTGGGCGGTCGTCGTGGCGCAGTGGTTGCCCTCGACCCCAAGACCGGCGAAGTGCTGGCGATGGTCAGCCAGCCCAGCTTTGACCCTAACCTGTTCGTGACCGGCATCAGCTTCAAGGCCTACGCCGAGTTGCGCGACTCGATCGACCGGCCGCTGTTCAACCGCGTACTGCGCGGCCTGTATCCGCCGGGGTCGACGATCAAGCCGGCGGTGGCGATTGCCGGACTGGACGCAGGCGTGGTCACGGCCTCCAGCCGCGTGTTCGACCCGGGCTACTACATGCTGCCCAACTACGATCACAAATACCGTAACTGGAACCGCACCGGTGACGGCTATGTCGACCTGGATACCGCGATCATGCGCTCCAACGACACTTATTTTTACGACTTGGCCCATAAGCTCGGCATTGACCGCTTGTCTGCCTACATGGGCAAGTTCGGCCTTGGCCAGAAAGTCTCCCTGGACATGTTCGAGGAATCGCCAGGCTTGATGCCGTCGCGGGAGTGGAAGCGCGCGACCCGTCGCCAGGCCTGGTTCCCGGGCGAAACCCTGATCCTTGGCATCGGCCAGGGCTATATGCAGGCCACCCCGCTGCAACTGGCCCAGGCCACCGCGCTGGTGGCCAACAAAGGTATCTGGAACCGTCCGCACCTGGCCAAGACCATCGAGGGCGAAAAGCCCGTGGATGAGAACCCGATCCCGGATATCGTGCTGCGTGATGCGTCGGACTGGACCAAGGTCAACCACGGCATGCAGCAAGTGATGCACGGCGCCCGTGGTACCGCGCGCAAGGCGGCGGTGGGCGCGCAATACCGCATCGCCGGCAAGAGCGGTACCGCTCAGGTCGTGGCGATCAAGCAGGGCGAGAAATACGACCGCAGCAAGGTTCAGGAACGCCACCGCGACCACGCCTTGTTTGTCGGGTTTGCCCCGGCGGACGACCCGAAAATCGTGGTGGCGGTGATGGTCGAGAACGGCGAGTCCGGCTCCGGCGTTGCGGCACCCGTGGTGCGCCAAGTGATGGACGCCTGGCTGTTGGCCGACGACGGCAGGCTCAAGCCCGAATATGGCGGCCCCCCTTCAAGCACCGAGGTTACGGCCCGTGAAGAGTAA
- the rlmH gene encoding 23S rRNA (pseudouridine(1915)-N(3))-methyltransferase RlmH produces MRLRLIAVGSRMPKWVEEGWHEYAKRLPAELSLELVEIPLNTRGKNADVARFIRQEGEAMLAKVGPNERIVTLEVHGKPWSTEQLAVELDRWRLDSRTVNFMVGGPEGLAPEVCARADQRWSLSALTLPHPLVRILIGEQLYRAWTVLSGHPYHK; encoded by the coding sequence GTGCGCCTGCGTCTGATTGCTGTCGGTTCACGCATGCCCAAGTGGGTGGAAGAAGGCTGGCACGAGTATGCCAAGCGTCTGCCCGCTGAGCTGTCGCTGGAACTGGTGGAGATACCGCTCAATACCCGGGGCAAGAATGCCGACGTGGCGCGCTTTATCCGTCAGGAAGGCGAAGCCATGCTGGCCAAGGTCGGCCCCAACGAGCGCATCGTCACCCTCGAAGTGCACGGCAAACCCTGGAGCACCGAGCAGTTGGCGGTGGAACTGGATCGCTGGCGCCTGGACTCGCGCACGGTCAACTTCATGGTGGGCGGCCCCGAAGGGCTGGCGCCGGAAGTGTGTGCGCGGGCGGACCAGCGTTGGTCGCTGTCGGCGCTGACGCTGCCGCACCCGCTGGTAAGGATCCTGATCGGTGAACAGCTGTATCGCGCCTGGACAGTTCTGTCCGGGCACCCTTACCACAAATAA
- the rsfS gene encoding ribosome silencing factor gives MTNKDVSKVKRKGTFKSAPLPVEAHTGPELAGEELVKVAVAALEDVKAQDIQVLDVRDKQSITDYMIIATGTSNRQIGAMLDKVREAVKAQGVKPLGEEGKGDSDWVLLDMDDVIVHMMTSNARQFYDLERLWKGAEQSRAADGKHHSPEVGHAHFDKLNKDQE, from the coding sequence ATGACGAACAAAGACGTAAGCAAAGTTAAGCGCAAAGGCACCTTCAAAAGCGCCCCGCTGCCAGTAGAAGCCCACACCGGCCCTGAGCTGGCTGGCGAAGAGCTGGTAAAAGTCGCCGTGGCGGCCCTGGAAGACGTCAAGGCCCAGGACATCCAGGTGCTGGACGTGCGCGACAAGCAGAGCATCACCGACTACATGATCATCGCCACCGGTACCTCGAACCGCCAGATCGGCGCGATGCTCGACAAGGTCCGCGAAGCCGTCAAGGCCCAAGGCGTGAAGCCACTGGGTGAAGAAGGCAAGGGCGACAGCGACTGGGTACTGCTGGACATGGACGACGTGATCGTTCACATGATGACGTCCAACGCCCGCCAGTTCTACGACCTGGAACGTCTGTGGAAAGGCGCCGAGCAAAGCCGTGCCGCCGATGGCAAGCACCACAGCCCGGAAGTGGGCCATGCGCACTTCGACAAGCTGAACAAAGACCAGGAATAA